A window from Deltaproteobacteria bacterium encodes these proteins:
- a CDS encoding TRAP transporter large permease subunit has translation LFVAMAVNHRIKWKDMPALIIRSQIVAATILFIIAMAKMFTWLLAMKQTPMLLQNAIQSLALPPWGLLLLVMTGLLIEGCVMATKAALILLVPVLAIITPQMGVDPIQFGVLMVVNLAIGMLTPPVGICLFVACGISGLPLGQVGRAVMPFVFVALAALLIACYWPPLTLWFPSLIYR, from the coding sequence CTTGTTTGTGGCCATGGCCGTCAACCACCGGATCAAATGGAAGGACATGCCGGCCCTCATCATCCGCTCCCAGATCGTGGCCGCCACCATCCTCTTCATCATCGCCATGGCCAAGATGTTTACCTGGCTTTTGGCCATGAAGCAGACCCCGATGCTGTTGCAAAATGCCATCCAGTCCCTGGCGCTCCCCCCTTGGGGCCTGCTGCTGCTGGTCATGACAGGCCTCTTGATCGAGGGCTGCGTGATGGCGACGAAGGCCGCCCTGATCCTGCTGGTACCGGTCCTGGCGATCATTACCCCCCAGATGGGGGTGGACCCCATCCAGTTCGGGGTGCTCATGGTGGTCAACCTGGCCATCGGCATGTTGACCCCCCCGGTGGGCATCTGCCTGTTCGTGGCCTGCGGGATCTCCGGGCTACCGCTGGGGCAGGTAGGCCGGGCGGTGATGCCCTTTGTTTTCGTGGCCCTGGCTGCGCTCCTGATCGCTTGCTACTGGCCGCCGCTGACGCTCTGGTTTCCGTCGTTGATTTACAGATGA